gccccaatcatgagctctcaagagaaattatcattcagaatttttatgctcggctttctcgtaatgatcaatccatgctcgatacttcttgtgttggttcttttatgaagaagaccgATACAtctttgtcgtatctacttttcctaatgcttttgctcttgttttggactctaatttgcatgatttgaatgaaactaacccggactaatgttgttttcagcagaactaccatggtgttgtttttgtgcagaaataaaagttctcggatttggacgaaagtttttggagaattatttcagaataaataaaaattaatggaaccaagaaccaccggaggggggcccctagctgaccacaagacaccagggcacgccaccccctctaggcgtgccctggtgggttgtgggacCCTCGAGGCCCCTCTGACCCTAATTCCGacgctataaattcctatttttggagaaaaaataggagaggaagtttcaacgcgtttcacgatacggagccaccgccacctcctgttcttcatcgggaggccagatctagagcatgttcggggctccagagaggggaatattcggtcttcgtcatcaccaaccctcattcatcaccaattccatgatgctccccatcgggagtgagtaattccttcgtaggctcgctagtcggtgaggagttggatgagattcatcatctaattgagttagttttgttagggcttgatccctagtatccactatgttctgagattgatgtcgctatgactttgctatgcttaatgcttgtcactagggcccgagtgtcatgatttcagatctgaaccgtttatattttcacaattatatctatgttctagatccgatcttgcaagtcatatgcacctGCTACGCATTATGGTCCGTAAACCCTagggtgacagtaattgggatactttccggtgatgaccgcagtttgaggagttcatgtattcactatgtgttaatgctttgttccggttctctattaaaaggaggccataatatcccttagtttccttatggacccgctaccacgggagggtaggacaaaagatggcatgcaagttcttttccataagcacgtatgactatttacggaatacatgcctacattatatttatgaactggagctagttctgtgtcgccctaggttatgactattatatgatgaatatcatccaacgaattcaccgatccaatgcctacgaattttccacatattgttcttactaagttactatttttattgctactgttacaactgctataAAACTGTTACTGCTATTACCATTACCATTGCTATCAAAACTATTAtactattgtgctactgatcactttgctgcagatttttaatatccaggtgtggttgaattgcaactcaactgctaatccttacaaatattctttggctccccttgtgttgaatcaataaatttgggttgaacactctaccttcgaaaattgttgcaatcccctatacttatgggttatcaaagattattgaatttaggtgggatctcttagaaagaattaaacgcaactctgaagattggaaactcgaggaaggtaaagagtcaggtattaagcttgagtttgattgtattaaatattttatgaatactgatgcttttcacaagtttagcactaaatacggacttgactctgagatagtagcctatttctgtgaatcatttgctactcatgtaggtctccctaaggagaagtggtttaaatatcatccacctattaaagaagaaataaaaaacggTTATAACTAAAggtgaaactattatttacaatgttgatccagttgtgcttactgcttatattgaaaaaccacctttccctgttaggataaaggaacatgataAGGTATCAACAGTGGTTCACAAAAGcaatattaaagcacctaaaccatctgaacaaattaaagtagaacctagttttgctatggttaaagatctcttggtcgataatattaatgagcatgttatttacttctgtgatgaagctgctagaattgtcaaacctggtgaaaaaataaacatagacctgttgttggcatacTGTTGTctcggttaaaataggagatcattgctatcatggcttatgtgatttaggtgctagtgtgagtgctatccctTTTACCTTTTACCAAAAagttatgaatgatatagcacccgctgaaatagaagacatagatgtcactattaaacttgctaatagagataccattACACCACttgagattgttagagatgttgaagtcttgtgtgggaaaataaaatatcctactgattttatagttcttggttccccacaaaatgacttttgtcccataatttttggtagacctttcttgaacactgtcaatgctaaaatagattgcttAAAGAAACAATCAGTGTCAACTTTGGTGGTGTctcccatgagtttaatttctctaagtttagtagacaacctcatgataaagaatcacctagtaaggatgaaataattggtcttgcttctattgtcgtacctcctactgatcatctagaacaatatttgctagaccatgaaaatgatatgcacttacgtgaaagaaatgaaatagataaaatattctttgaacaacaacctatCCATAAACACAATTtgtctattgaaactctaggaggtcctcctccacctaaaggtgattctgtgtttgaattaaaacaattgcctgacactttgaagtatgcttatcttgatgagaaaaagatatgtcCAGTTATTATTAGTACTaatctttcagaacatgaagaagaaatattattattttttttgTAGAAGCagcgtgctgctattggatatactcttgatgatggtaagggcattagtcccactctctgtcagcacaagattaatatggaacctgatgctaaacccgttgttgatcaccaacgacgattgaatcctaagatgaaagaattgATAAGAACttaaatactaaagctcctagaaGCAGATACAATCTatcatatagctgatagtagatgggcaggtcctgttcattgtgtccctaagaaagggggtattactgttgttcccaatgatagaaatgaacttattccacaaagaacaGTGGCTGATTGTAGAATGGTTATTGattttagaaaaataaataaagctactaaaaagatcattaccctctgcctttcattgatcaaatgttagaaaggttgtctaagcacacacacttttgtttccttggtggatattctgatttctctcaaatacctgtatcacaacctgatcaagagaaaaccacgtttacttgcccttttggaacttatgtttatagacgtatgccttttggtttatgtaatgcacatcctacctttcaaagatgtatggcaACTATATTCTGTgatcttttgtgaaaatattgttcaggttttcatggatgattttttcgttTACGAAACTTCTtgtgatgattgcttaagcaaccttgatcgagttttgcagagatgtgaacaaactaatcttgtcttgaattgggagaagtgccactttatggttaatgaaggcattgtcttgggacataaaatttctgaacgaggtattgaggtggacaaagctaaagttgatgcaattaagaaaatgccatgtcctaaagatattgaaggtattcgtagtttcctcggtcatgttggtttctataggaggtttattaaatacttctctaacatttctaggcctcttactaatcttttacaaaagaaTGTTTCATTTCTAGACCTCTTATTAATCTTCGTGCCAGGTTGCGGATGAAAATCCATGCTCGCTTCGGACTCGACAGCGACGCCGCTTCGCGCCGTCTTCCCTCGTGAGGGCGTTACCGTAGAGCTTAGGTGTGGTAGGGCGTAGCGTGGCATTGTACTCCGTCTCTCTGTTTTCTCTTTCGGTAGCGTATTTGCATGATCCGATTATCATGGGACCGGCTTTGTAAGACGGCTACCTCTTCATCTTGTATCGTTCGACCGTGTACTTTGACTAttgttgttgctttatatataaagcgggacgaaagTCTGTTTCGAGAAGCAAGTTTCAGTTTGTAGTTTCATTCACGAGCAGAAACTTTAATTATGATGCTCATAATCTTGCCAAGTTCTCTTGTAATCTATGAATAGTTAGACATATTTGGTTGGGCAATCCTGATACCCAACTAGTGTGCCTATGAACATTGTTTTGAATGAATAAAGCTTGGCgagtttctcaaaaaagaaaaagtgGCAGGCTCGCAGCACAGTATTATCATAGAGAGAAAAACAAAGGCGCGACGGAGGCACACAGCAGCGGCCGGCCGCCATGGCCAAGGCTTCCGGCCACCGTGACACTGCACAGTCGCACACATCAGCCGCCTAGGGCTCCCACCGCGGCCGACCCATGACTCCACGAGGCGACGTGGCTAGCAGCGGCGAGCCAGCCCCTTCTCTGGATCGGCCTTCATCCCTGCAAGTTGCAGATATAAATTTCTTTGAATCACTCCCAATTTTCTTCCTCTAAATTTCACTTAGGTCATTAAGTAGCATAAATAATCCACACTGAAATCTTGTTGTCTTACAGTTTATACCGTGCAAAAGCCATTGTTGTTTACATTTTGCAGGTTCACAACAAAGGCCACTTTTACAACAATAATTTCCAATTCGGTAGCATAGAGATATATATAattcactcaatagtatatatagtccagaatttgaatttgaatttctttctGCCACTGCGTATTGACCTCCTAGTCACAGCCGAGGCCTGCTTAATACCTCATGTTCGTTTATTTAAACTTAAACTGAAGGGTGAACTTTTTGGCGAAAATCAACTCCGAACAAGTTGCTGTGTTTCCTTTGGAAACCTGCGTTATGACCCTATCATATTAGGGAGATACTGACGACGTGAACTCCGGCATAAACAGGGGTTGTTCTCACAGTTACAGCAATCGTACGTCTCGTTCACAATAGTAAATTCTATTATACGAGCATCAGGCAACCACACTTCTTCACGGCTACGCAGGAGCCCCTTTCCACACAGTACAACTTCGTGCACGGACCGCATCTATGTAGCTATCTCCCACTTAAATAACTATACAAGTACCTGTGACTCTGACTACTATATATTCCCACCTAGTTCCATTAACAATCCAAACCAAAACATAGTACTCGTACTTACTACTAGCAGTGGGAAGCAATTTGGAAGAGGACAACCTGATCAAACATGGCCATCACCAGGGCTTCGCTCCTTGCCATCCTTGGCTGCCTCTGCTTCTGCAGTTCTGCCCTCGGAGCTCGCGAGCTGAATGATGACTTGTCAATGGTGGTGAGGCATGAGGGTTGGATGGTGGAGTATGGTCGCGTGTACAAGGACGCTGCTGAGAAGGCGGAGAGGTTTGAGATATTCAAGGCTAATGCCAAGTTCATCGAGTCGTTCAACGCCGGAAACCACAAGTTCTGGCTCAGCATCAACCAGTTCGCTGATCTCAGCAATGATGAGTTCGGGGCAACAAAGAGAAACAAGGGGTTCATTCCCAACAAGGTGAAGGTTCCAACAGAATTCAGGTATGAGAATATGAGCTTTGATGCACTCCCGGCGACGATGGACTGGAGGACAAAGGGTGCAGTGACTCCCATCAAGGATCAAGGCCAGTGTGGTAGGTACATTTATGCTACATGTTCTTTTTTGCGAAAACATTTATGCTACATGTTAATTGCATACGTATGAATATTGAGAATCTTTCACATGTCAGAATGGTGTGTGATCGAATATACTGCAATTAAATTATTTGCAGGTTGTTGTTGGGCATTTTCCGCTGTTGCTGCAACAGAGGGCATTGTCAAGATAAGTACCGGCAATCTGGTCTCGCTCTCGGAGCAAGAATTGGTGGATTGTGATGTCCATGGTGAGGACCAAGGCTGCGAGGGTGGGCTCATGGACGACGCATTCAAGTTCATTATCAAGAATGGAGGCCTCACCAAAGAGTCCAGTTATCCATATGCTGGTGCAGATGGCAAATGCAAGAGTGGATCTGACAGTGTTGCAACGATTAAGAGCTATGAGGATGTGCCTACCAATGATGAGGGTGCTCTCATGAAGGCAGTGGCAAGCCAACCTGTGTCAGTTGCGGTGGACGGAGGCGATATGACATTCCAATTCTACTCTGGTGGCGTGATGACCGGCTCTTGTGGCACCGATTTGGATCATGGGATTGCAGCCATCGGTTATGGAGCGACCAGTGACGGTACAAAGTATTGGTTGATGAAGAATTCATGGGGCACAACTTGGGGCGAGAATGGATATTTAAGAATGGAAAAAGACATCACCGACAAGAAGGGTATGTGTGGCCTTGCCATGGAGCCTTCATACCCGACGGCATAGTTAAACCATCCAACGCCACATATTCACATATAGACATGGCTGAATAAATACATGCATGTCTCTTGTTCTACTGTACTATCTCCATACACACGTGTGCTTGTAAATTGTGTTACACAAATATGATTTATGTACATATACACTTTATATATACCCTGTGGGTAATATCCTGAGATATTAGTATAAAATGCAATGCAAGAAGGATGATATGAAAAGTTCAACAAAAGGACGTTATAGACTTGTATTGCTTTCACCAAACTGCAAGGTCCTCCGAGTGGTTGCCTCAAATGCTGGCACCATCGGTCTGATGGTCTCCAAGATCTGAGATAGGGAGATCTTTTTGGCGCCCTCTCTTGTCCTaactaagagcatcttcagccgcgtcTTCAACAGGCATTTTCCAGGCatttttgccgcgccggcgccgaaaaaacggcctaGTCGTCttccagaagcccgtttttcgccggctcgggccgaaactggtgccagcggacccaggcagaacccggcgccctggggggcgcctggggcgccggcacaagcgaaaagggcgcgtgggtccgccctgtcggcgagtcCGGCGCCTATCCCCGCTGTTTCTTCCCGCTTTTCCCCCACTTCCCTCCCATTTTCTCctttcctcccgccaatctccctcccgctcgcctcccagccggccgccatgccaccgaagaagtacgtcgtcccccacgcggcggcaaccgcgaccgcctccatcgcccagccgaagcagaggaagtcgagggcgccgccgtccaagccaccgggcatgtcaaacgccgagtggagggcggaagttcagcgacgggaggttgtcaccgccgaccggcggaacagggccatcgccaagaaggcctgcgacaacgcggcgcgcgcggctgcggctgccgcatCGGCGGAGGCCGAGGCGACTCGCATGGGGATGATGAATCCGCCCggcagccacgcccagtacgcgccctggggacagcaaggcgtcGGCTCTCCGTCGCCGCAGCCATGGGATCGCCctcgccgggctacgccgacggggacgcgcacggtgggttcaacccaaatgTCACCTTCCTCACCGACGCCCCCACTCCGCCGTGGcgcgctgcccttctcgcacctcggcgacaccgacgagaccgaggccgacatggacgacatcatcgcggcatgttcggccgcggccgccgcctctcccgggttcgccacccaggacgagacggtggatctcagcggcggcatggacggcgagctcggctacgtctatggcgaggacgagcaggaggaggacgacgacgacgaggaggaggaggaggaggacgagcaggaggaggacgacgacgaggaggaggaggaggacgagccggCGCCTGTTCTGGCGAAGgggcgcaagaagaagaagcgggcggtcaggtcaggcgagccgcgcatcaagtgggcgtccaaggaggaggaatgcctcgccgaagcacggaaagtcgtctgcctcgacccgaccaccagCACGAACCAAAGTATCgagacgtactgggaccgcatcaaggccgagttcgacgagcgcaagctcgtcgacccctacttcaaaggcgtctacatgcagcgcagctcgaaggcgatggcgaaccattgggggcgtatccagggggcgtgcaacaaatggaatggggtcgtcgaggaggtcgcggctcacccggagagcggcgccagcgttgaggatcaggtatgccacgccGGTCTCCCGCCTCTCTTCGTCGTctgcgcccgccaactgtttgttcctccgcgcagttgctgcgcatgttcgccCTGTATCGGCAGAGCAACCGCGACGCcgaattcaagtacctccacgtttacaagcgcattgacaagtgcgagaagtgggcggaagtccggcgcaccctcgacaaggccaaggagacatacaagccggacgcgccgactccgggcgcgtcagaggggcggccggacggcaacaaaggggccaagaaggggaaacacgccgacgcggcTACCGCGCgggtgcaggagtccatcgagcattgcctcgccgacgcacagGCCCGGGCCGTCCTGCGTGAAGAGAAAACCGCGGCGCAGTGGTCGTCGTTGCTGACGAAcagcgccatcaagctcgacctgctccggaccaacgtcgccgcgaagaagaggaacaccgacctggcttttttgatgggcggggcggacatgcgcCAGAGCaccgacgagaagctcaaggcgtggtacatggcggagcgcggcctcatcctgaaccagctgccGACGATGGCGACTCCAACTCccgcgccgacgccgacgccgacgccaagCCCGAGTGATGACACCTCCACGACGCCCAGCAGCACCGAAGCCGCGCCGACACCgcccagcaccgaagcagctccgacaccgccgagcccgcgcacgccgactccaccGACGCCTGAGGCCGACCCCGTCGAGTGAGGCGCGCACGCGAACTTGTGGCGCTCTGTTTTTTGTACGCCAGACTACATCCGATCGCCGAACTGTGCCTTGTGATCGTCGGACTTGTGGCGTCTTTTGTGATGAGCGGGAACGACCGAGTTCGAATTTTCCGCACCCTGAGGGCGGcgcctgggggcgtgactgggagctaggtcgcccccagagGCCGAGCTAGCGCCAGTTCGCCCCCATGCCGCTTTTTTTAGGCGCcatggggggccgaacggctggagatgcccccagttcacgagccgcctcgccggagttccctTCGGTCGCCCCTCATCTCCGCCTCCCGTGGTTGGTGCCTAGCGTCGTCGCCCGCTCGTCTTGGTGCGCGAAGagagaaaggaggaggaggaagaagattgatgctgacaggtgggccccacttgtAATAACAGTCA
This DNA window, taken from Triticum aestivum cultivar Chinese Spring chromosome 1D, IWGSC CS RefSeq v2.1, whole genome shotgun sequence, encodes the following:
- the LOC123169132 gene encoding senescence-specific cysteine protease SAG39-like, which gives rise to MAITRASLLAILGCLCFCSSALGARELNDDLSMVVRHEGWMVEYGRVYKDAAEKAERFEIFKANAKFIESFNAGNHKFWLSINQFADLSNDEFGATKRNKGFIPNKVKVPTEFRYENMSFDALPATMDWRTKGAVTPIKDQGQCGCCWAFSAVAATEGIVKISTGNLVSLSEQELVDCDVHGEDQGCEGGLMDDAFKFIIKNGGLTKESSYPYAGADGKCKSGSDSVATIKSYEDVPTNDEGALMKAVASQPVSVAVDGGDMTFQFYSGGVMTGSCGTDLDHGIAAIGYGATSDGTKYWLMKNSWGTTWGENGYLRMEKDITDKKGMCGLAMEPSYPTA